The proteins below come from a single Stomoxys calcitrans chromosome 1, idStoCalc2.1, whole genome shotgun sequence genomic window:
- the LOC131996699 gene encoding uncharacterized protein LOC131996699 → MVRQFSLDETTPQRKIRLPELKIPQFNGSYTDWPGFIAMFTTVIDNDVDLSKIEKFQHLRVSVTGAALDTISSLDPTEENYDKALELFRNRFDNKLLNFQAHVCEIFNLKCADKGSAVNLRQLSDKLNSHMRALQSICKQEEIADGFLVYLVTSKLDSKSQSKWEED, encoded by the coding sequence ATGGTACGTCAGTTTTCATTGGACGAAACCACGCCACAACGCAAAATACGCTTGCCGGAATTAAAGATTCCCCAATTTAATGGATCGTACACGGACTGGCCAGGATTCATAGCAATGTTCACCACGGTAATAGACAATGATGTTGATCtcagtaaaattgaaaaatttcagcaccTTCGAGTGAGTGTAACAGGTGCAGCGTTGGACACGATTTCCTCTTTGGATCCCACTGAAGAAAACTACGATAAAGCCCTCGAACTTTTTCGCAACAGGTTTGACAACAAGCTTCTCAATTTTCAAGCTCACGTAtgcgaaatttttaatttaaaatgtgccgataaaggttctgctGTTAACCTACGCCAACTTAGTGATAAGTTAAATTCACATATGCGAGCCCTACAATCTATATGCAAGCAAGAAGAAATTGCAGACGGCTTCTTGGTTTACCTGGTGACTTCAAAATTGGATTCGAAGTCTCAATCGAAATGGGAAGAAGACTAA